The Streptomyces sp. DG1A-41 genomic sequence CAGGAGGCGGTGGAGTACGGGCTGGTGGACCGGATCGTCCCCCACCGCAAGGCCACCCTGGCCCCGCCGACCGGAGAGTGAGCCGCCGGTGCTCCCGCCCGAACTGCCGCCGCTGCCCGCGCTGACCCGCGCCGAGGCGGAGTTGATCGACCGTTATCTCGACGTCGTCGACCTGCTCGGCCGGATCAACCCGGCACTGCCCGGCGACACCTACCGCGGACTGCGCGCCGCCCAGGCCCTGGTGGGCAAGGCGACCGCGCTGCGTGACGCGCTGACCCTGATGCACCAGCGGGGTGAGACGGAACTGCACGCCGGCACCCTCGCCCGGGCACTTCGGGTGCTGGACGGCGAGCGGCGCACGGCCCGCCTCACCCTCCCCCCGGAATCCGTCAGTTGACACGGATCCGTCGGCCCGGACGCCCGCCCCGTCGACGGAGCGTTTGGGCCTGAGTCGAAACGGACCAAACGACGTACCCCTGTTCGGAGTAGACGGGAGTCCTTTTTTCGGGCCGTCACAGTTGCGCAACGCGGGTAGCCGGAGAGCGGAATGGGACATTCCATCCCTGGTCCGGCGGCCCGCGGACCTGTGGACGGTGGCTCGAACACAGACGTGTCCACCCGAACGGGTGAGTGGTGAGTAACAACACAAACCCCCGGTTCCGTTGGGATTTCCGGACATCCATGAGCCAAGATCCCTGACTGACGACAAGCCCCCGCCACAGCGGCGGGGCGGTCCGGGCGGACGCCGAGTCCTGCCGCCGCCTGGATGACCGGTCGACAGAAGTGGATCGGCAGGAGTGGAGGACCCAAGCACGACGGGTCGCCGGGACGGTCACGCCATGACCGGGCCCGAGCAGCCCTTGGGGTGAAGCCGCGTCAGCGGCCGGGCAACTTCGCCAGCCCGAATCCGACAGGTCATCCTTCACAGGCGGCTGACGAAGGGTTGCGCATGACTGCGCTCAATCGTGTCCCGTCACTCATGGTCCGGGCCGGTACGGCTTCGGCGCTCACCATCGCCGCGGTGGGCGGCTCGATCGTGGCCCCCGGCTTCTCCTCGGAGGCCTCGGCAGCCACCCATGGGACGAAGGCACTCCAGATCGCGGCCTCGAAGAAGGGTGCGCCCTACCGGTACGGGGCCACCGGTCCGCACCGGTTCGACTGCTCCGGGCTCACGCTCTACTCGTTCAAGAAGGCGGGCAAGAAGCTCCCCCGCACGGCCGCCCAGCAGTACAACAAGACGCGCCACATCTCCGCCAAGAACCGCAAGGCGGGAGACCTGGTGTTCTTCCACTCGGGCAGCAACGTGTACCACGTGGGCATCTACGCGGGTAAGAACAAGCTCTGGCACGCCCCGAAGAGCGGGGACGTGGTGCGGTTGCAGAAGATCTGGACCAAGAGCGTCTGGTACGGGCGCGTGAAGTGATCCGCCCGGTGTGCGGCGGCGTCCCTGACGCGCCGCCGCACACCGGAGCGTGACACGGTCTGAAGTGGTTACCCGTCACCCCATGGCCGAGCACCGTCCCTGCACCGCACGCGGCGAGACCCCGCTGCAACGCGCCGACCGGAACTTCGTCGAGCTGCTCCAGGAGCTCCGGGTCACCCAGACGGGCGTACAGATCCTGTTCGCGTTCCTGCTGTCGCTCGCGTTCACCTCGCGCTTCACCTCCCTCGACACGGTCCAGCGCGTCACCTACGTCATCACTCTGCTGTTGGCGGTCCTGGCCGCATCGCTGTTCACCGCGCCGGCAGCGCTGCACCGCTCGCTCTTCCAGCAGGGCGCCAAGCCGCGCATCGTGCAGGTATCCTCACGACTGGCCACCACCGGTCTGATCGTGCTGGTGTTCGCCTTCAGCGGTTCCGTGCTGCTGGTGGTGGATGTGACGACCAGTCGGACCGGCGGTATCGCCGCGGGCGCGGCGACGTTCCTCGTCTGCGTCGGCCTGTGGGGGCTGCTCCCCCGGCTGGTGCGGCGGGCGGGGCTGCGCGACGAGACACACGGCAGCCCCGAGCGACCGGGAGCCACCGTCGAGGAGTCGGCGCCCCACGGCACCGTCCGGATCCCCGCGCCGCCGCTGCGCGGCCCCATCAGGCAGCCCTCAGCGGTTCGAGAAGGAGCAGCGCACCGAGAAGCGTCAGCGCGGCGCCGGTGACCCCCTCGACGGCCCGCGCGGCACGCGGCTCCCGCAGCCACCGGCCGAGCCGGTCCACCAGCAGCGCCACGGCCGGGAACCACAGCAGGGCGAGGACCACCACGATCAGCGCCAGCAGCAGCGTGCGGGGCAGCGCGGGACTGCCCGCGGGCACGAACTGCGGCAGCAGGCTGAGGAAGGTG encodes the following:
- a CDS encoding DUF6328 family protein, coding for MAEHRPCTARGETPLQRADRNFVELLQELRVTQTGVQILFAFLLSLAFTSRFTSLDTVQRVTYVITLLLAVLAASLFTAPAALHRSLFQQGAKPRIVQVSSRLATTGLIVLVFAFSGSVLLVVDVTTSRTGGIAAGAATFLVCVGLWGLLPRLVRRAGLRDETHGSPERPGATVEESAPHGTVRIPAPPLRGPIRQPSAVREGAAHREASARRR
- a CDS encoding C40 family peptidase translates to MTALNRVPSLMVRAGTASALTIAAVGGSIVAPGFSSEASAATHGTKALQIAASKKGAPYRYGATGPHRFDCSGLTLYSFKKAGKKLPRTAAQQYNKTRHISAKNRKAGDLVFFHSGSNVYHVGIYAGKNKLWHAPKSGDVVRLQKIWTKSVWYGRVK